A single genomic interval of Halobacillus halophilus DSM 2266 harbors:
- the ggt gene encoding gamma-glutamyltransferase, producing the protein MNKKILSILMMLIVVTAVGVTYFISNQGMEKSPHYGIKPSPSTGTTEAYGVSSSHPLAVKAGMGVLEKGGNAVDAAVAVSYALGVVEPYGSGIGGGGAMLIHPADEEEDPVIYQYRETAPISGATPSNKFGVPGLVKGLEAAHSDFGSMDMEKLLEPSISLAEDGFKADEHLTQRLEENAQRMPVKKLDHFFPDGEPIQPNETLKQKELAKTLKSIQSEGSGAFYYGDISDKLAAGVKELTKSDLSNYSVMKSAPVKGEFAGYEVYSAPPPLSGVTLIQSLKASEMVDLKEAEGSQADYIHMIGEITKRTYDDRVENIGDPLFTDKSYEELTEDDYVEDLAASIDMDQLSDDYKTSDTVAEEDHVSTTHYVVVDADGNMVSVTNTLSAYFGSGEEVGGFFLNDQLKNFSPDDSSINGMEAGKRPRSFTSPTIMTNGDRKIGIGSPGGERIPMMLTEVLTKHVMFGEPLEDAIASPRFYIEDENVYVEKDLDDEVKEELEERDYDVHLEVSPTYYGGVQALVVDEEENRVYGGSDPRRAGAWQVKENSMEKD; encoded by the coding sequence ATGAATAAGAAAATCCTTTCTATTCTTATGATGCTGATCGTTGTAACTGCAGTGGGCGTTACTTACTTTATTAGTAATCAAGGAATGGAAAAGTCTCCCCATTATGGGATTAAACCTTCTCCATCCACCGGTACTACGGAAGCATACGGAGTAAGTTCGTCACATCCTCTGGCGGTTAAAGCAGGCATGGGAGTCCTCGAAAAGGGCGGCAACGCTGTTGACGCAGCCGTTGCTGTTTCCTATGCTCTCGGAGTCGTTGAACCCTATGGGTCAGGCATCGGAGGAGGGGGAGCTATGCTGATTCACCCTGCTGACGAAGAGGAGGATCCCGTTATTTATCAATACAGGGAAACAGCACCGATTTCAGGTGCAACCCCTTCTAATAAATTTGGAGTTCCAGGCCTCGTTAAGGGTCTCGAGGCAGCCCATTCTGATTTTGGTTCCATGGACATGGAAAAACTGTTGGAGCCCTCCATTTCACTTGCAGAAGATGGGTTTAAGGCGGATGAGCACCTTACACAGCGATTGGAGGAAAATGCTCAGCGTATGCCTGTTAAGAAATTAGATCATTTCTTTCCTGATGGAGAGCCGATTCAACCGAATGAAACATTAAAACAAAAAGAATTAGCCAAAACTCTAAAAAGCATTCAATCAGAAGGTTCAGGCGCTTTTTACTACGGAGATATTTCTGATAAACTCGCGGCCGGTGTAAAGGAATTAACCAAATCAGACTTAAGTAATTACAGCGTTATGAAAAGTGCTCCCGTAAAAGGTGAATTTGCAGGTTATGAAGTCTATTCAGCCCCGCCGCCATTGTCAGGTGTAACGTTAATTCAATCCTTAAAAGCCAGCGAAATGGTTGATCTAAAAGAGGCGGAAGGCAGTCAAGCTGATTACATCCATATGATTGGTGAGATAACCAAGCGAACGTACGATGATCGTGTGGAGAATATCGGGGATCCCTTATTCACTGATAAATCATACGAAGAACTGACAGAGGATGATTATGTAGAAGACCTCGCTGCTTCTATTGATATGGATCAGTTATCCGATGACTATAAAACAAGCGACACAGTGGCAGAAGAAGATCATGTCAGCACCACCCATTATGTAGTCGTAGATGCAGACGGCAACATGGTTTCGGTAACGAATACGTTAAGCGCATATTTTGGCTCTGGTGAAGAAGTCGGCGGTTTCTTTTTAAACGATCAGCTTAAAAACTTCAGTCCTGATGACTCTTCAATAAACGGAATGGAAGCTGGAAAAAGACCAAGGAGTTTTACCAGCCCGACCATTATGACAAATGGAGACAGAAAGATAGGTATTGGTTCACCGGGAGGAGAAAGAATTCCGATGATGCTCACTGAAGTTCTTACCAAACACGTGATGTTTGGTGAACCCCTGGAGGATGCCATTGCTTCGCCCAGATTTTATATAGAAGATGAAAATGTCTATGTAGAAAAAGATCTGGATGATGAAGTGAAGGAAGAATTAGAGGAACGAGATTATGATGTGCACCTGGAGGTATCCCCCACTTACTACGGAGGAGTCCAAGCTCTGGTCGTTGACGAAGAAGAAAACAGAGTATATGGCGGCTCAGATCCACGGCGCGCTGGTGCTTGGCAGGTTAAGGAAAATAGCATGGAAAAAGATTGA
- a CDS encoding CapA family protein, with protein sequence MSMKLSYQEKFLQKIKKHKKSTNKHVIIGIIILFVFIVGFELFYKQPAPEAKEKENSYFSAAFVGDMMFGRNVKEVTERKGTDYLFEKVAPYFESADYVTGNFENPVTLEGKSYDEIDKSIHLSADPSAVEALKDANFSNVNLANNHAMDFGPEGLLDTVQTFEDKELDFVGAGKDLEAAQQIDYKKTNGLKIATLGFSDVYVSGFRALEYNPGIAAADPESFLPLVREAKENADMVVVNIHWGAEYDNKPHPRQQEMAKAIVGAGADVIIGHHPHVLSPVEVYDNSVIFYSLGNFIFDQGWSRTRDSALVNYDLMEDGTGRFEILPMRIRESRPAVTNNKYNQKKIFTQLKRGEPESNFTVENGKLVIEVDHSSILEEGELEEDE encoded by the coding sequence ATAAACACGTCATCATTGGAATTATTATTTTATTTGTATTTATTGTAGGGTTCGAACTTTTTTATAAGCAGCCCGCTCCAGAAGCTAAAGAAAAAGAAAATTCTTATTTCAGCGCGGCTTTTGTAGGCGATATGATGTTTGGGCGGAACGTAAAAGAAGTTACAGAGAGAAAAGGGACCGATTATCTGTTCGAAAAAGTGGCTCCCTATTTCGAGTCTGCAGACTATGTAACGGGGAATTTTGAAAACCCTGTGACGCTAGAGGGGAAAAGTTATGACGAAATCGATAAATCTATTCATTTGAGTGCAGATCCAAGTGCTGTAGAAGCTTTAAAAGATGCTAACTTTTCAAATGTAAATCTAGCTAACAACCACGCCATGGACTTTGGACCTGAGGGGCTGCTTGACACGGTTCAAACCTTTGAAGATAAAGAGCTTGATTTTGTAGGTGCCGGTAAAGACCTGGAGGCAGCTCAGCAGATTGACTACAAGAAGACCAATGGGTTAAAAATAGCGACCCTGGGCTTTTCTGATGTCTACGTGTCAGGTTTTCGAGCTCTGGAATATAATCCAGGGATTGCAGCTGCAGATCCTGAGTCTTTTCTTCCTCTTGTAAGAGAGGCGAAAGAGAATGCGGATATGGTGGTCGTCAACATCCACTGGGGAGCGGAGTACGATAACAAACCTCACCCGAGACAGCAGGAAATGGCAAAGGCGATCGTGGGTGCCGGTGCAGATGTCATTATAGGCCACCACCCTCATGTCTTGTCTCCGGTCGAGGTATATGATAATTCAGTGATTTTCTACAGCCTTGGAAACTTTATCTTTGATCAAGGCTGGTCCCGTACAAGAGATAGTGCTTTAGTTAACTATGACTTGATGGAAGATGGAACTGGCAGGTTTGAAATCTTACCTATGCGAATTAGGGAATCACGTCCTGCCGTGACCAATAATAAATACAATCAAAAGAAAATCTTTACTCAATTAAAACGAGGAGAGCCTGAATCGAACTTTACAGTAGAAAATGGAAAACTGGTGATCGAAGTTGACCACTCTTCCATTTTAGAAGAAGGAGAATTAGAGGAGGATGAATAA